Genomic segment of Panicum virgatum strain AP13 chromosome 2K, P.virgatum_v5, whole genome shotgun sequence:
ACTGATGTCAGATAAATCTAAAATTGACTGTTGGAAACAAATTGCCCAGGAACTTCACCAGGATCTTGTTTAGTTCGCGGAAATTTTTTAGTTTTGGTAttatagcactttcgttgttatttgataaaatcatagactaattagtcttaaaaaattcgtctcgccgTTTACagttaaattgtgtaattagttattttttaacgtagaaatttttttagagaCTAAATATGGCAGGAACTATTTGGGAGGGCAgagtataaaataaaagaaaaagcatCAACCAAATCTGATAGGAACCAGATCAGATCAGGACACGAGCCGGCCCACGGTACAACCGCTTTACGCAAAGACCTGTCtccccaccggccaccaccaccaccaccaccacactaCGGCTTGGCTTCGCGGCAGTACATACAGCAGGGGACAGATCCGGCCGACACTTCGTCGCCAAGCTCGCCATCTCCCCTGCCTTCCTTCCTCGCTCCGGTAACGTCGAGGCCGCCTGCAAGTTCCCGCCCGAGCCTCAACCGGATCTGCGTTAGCATGGTACGGCCCCTCTCTTCT
This window contains:
- the LOC120695013 gene encoding uncharacterized protein LOC120695013 — its product is IWQELFGRAEYKIKEKASTKSDRNQIRSGHEPAHGTTALRKDLSPHRPPPPPPPHYGLASRQYIQQGTDPADTSSPSSPSPLPSFLAPVTSRPPASSRPSLNRICVSMDREAKKEAFRKYLESSGVLDTLTKVLVALYEENDKPSSAVEFVQQKLGGPSISDYEKLKAEKLDLQLKYNELLDTHKDTCRQLEELKNMKYGAPWN